TTTGACGAGCGACCTCCATCGTTTCGAGCTCAACTGAGAGCCCCATACTCGACAACACCTCGCCATGTCGATACCCGAAAGTGGCCTGGTCCTCCATGGAGTAGCTGCTAAAGACGACGCCTCGAAGTACGTGCCGGACCCTGCGATACTGGTCAAGCTTGACGACAGTCTGCTCGAAGATGTCAAGACTGCCTCGTCGAGAAAGGAGGACTTCCAGTTCCTGACGGGGAATTTCCCGGTAAGATATCGATCACCGTGTAGTCGCTTGGACTGGTCTGATCGTGTGTGCAGAGAATCCGACTTGGAAAAAAAACCTTCGACCTTACAATCTCGAACGAAACCTTCAGACACGAACTGTACAGTGCTTCCAGTGAGGCATTCGGAGACCTCAGCTTTGCTGGTGTGGTGGGTCACCGGGCGGAGCTCAGTCTACCAGAGAGGAAACAAAGTCTGGGCAGTGATGCAGCCCTAGCAGCTCTGCAGAACAGTTTAGCATCGTACAAGCAGGAGAAGGAAGCAAAAGCCGTGAACATCAGCAACAATGTGGTCGCTGTGCCCAAACATCGATTCGAGGCCTACCATCAGCAGAAGCAGGCCAGACGGCGAGGGCTCCTGGGCTCTCAGCCAGCAAGTCCTTCCCTCAATGCCTCAAAGACACCGAACGCAGGTATCGCGCCTACTTCGATGCCGGCCAGTGACGCTGCGGCCAGGACCCAGGCGATGCGGACTCCGCTCATACATCTGCTGGCGATAGGACCGCTCTCACGGGACAGCATCTTAGAAAGAACGCGGATACCGAAGGACGATTTGGATGCAGTGTTGGAGAAGATAGCAAAGCAAGATCAGGGGAAATGGCAACTGCTGGACAGAGCCTACAAAGACTTGGATGTCTGGAAGTTTGGATACGGCTCGCAGGAAGATCGAGACCAGGCAGTGAAGAATGCCATACGATCTTACGACAGGATGAGGATTGGGAAGGACGAAAAGCTCTGGCAGATGCTGCTGCCAAAGGAGGACAGAGATAAAGGCATCATTCTGTCGAAGCTGCACCTGGGAGCTGCACCAGCTGCAGGCCTGACACCGAACCTGGCTGTCAGTCCGCTGGTACATGGAGAAACGGCAGGTGACAGCAAGATTGCCAGTACCGCAAACACGCCACGCCTGGGGCCGTCAGCGACTCCCAAGGCCACATCAGGGAAGAACGAAGGAGGAGCACTTGCCAAAAGATTGTTTTCAAAGGATCCTAAGAAACAACAGCAGCAACGTGCAAAGGATGAGGCGAAGGAGAAGAAACGAAAAGAGAAGGATGCTGCAGCAAGCGACCGAGAGAGCGGCAAGCCTGCCAGGAAGAAACAGATGACGAGCAAGACGAGCGATCCCAAGGTGAAGTCTGCAGAGTTTGTGCGGAGCTCCAGCGATGAAAGTGAAGGCGAACTTAGGGAGTTGGGAAGTGCGACCAGCAGCAGCCAGCCGAGAGCAGCTGCAAACGCTTCACGGCCCCTGCCAAACGCGACCGCCAAGAAGACGGCAACGATCATGGCAGCGAGATTTCCTAGTAGTGGCGAAGCCTCTGCTAGAGCAAAGGCTAGACCGTCTGCTACTTCAACACCCAAAAGTGGTGCAGCGACATCGAAAGTTCAGCCTACGACTGCAATCAAAACGACCAAACCCATACCACCGGGCAAGAGCACTCCCAACGGAGTATCAGCTTCTTCTTCGCAAGGTCGGAGTCAGCTGAGCCCGCAGAAACTCAAGCACAGGCCGACTGCTCCTTCTCCACTGGGTGCTGCTCGCCCTCGGGTGGCTTCTGACGTTTCAGACAGAGGCGTTGTTGGTGTGCAGCGCATAAGGCAAGGCGCAGAAACACCAAAAGGACTCGGCATCACCAACGGTTTCAGGAAGCGACACGATACCGTCACGAGCAACGAGTCCCACGGCTCGAATCGATCAGAGAGGATGTCAGGAGAAGCCAAGAAGACGACTTCAGACAAGACTCCAAGGCCTACCGTCAATGGCACAGGTACACCAAAGTCACACTTGACGAATGGCAACTCGCAGAAGTTGACGAACGGGCTAAAGCGCAAACCTGCAGACTCGCCCAGCCACGGCAACGAGAATGGTCCTGCTGCTAAGCATCGCAAGACGGAGTCCTCATCGTCCCAGTCGCAAAAGTCGCAAAGTAGTGACTCTGCGGGATCCATCAAGCGACGGGACAGCGATACCAGCACCACGTCGGAGAACAAATATTCGGAGGACCGCGACTTGAGGTTGAGCTTCGAGAGAGGTGTCGACTTGGCTGCCGTCTTCAACAAGCAATATCCTCTGTACACAAAGATGTACGATGAGCAATGCGCTATGGAGAAGCGAGGGGAAGTGGTGCCTTTGGAGGACAGGCAGAGATTTGGCAAGATGCATCGCAGGCTGGCGCAGATGAAGCGGGAGATTCAGTCGGCGAGCACGAGAGAGCACGAGGGTAGTCGCTGAACGTTGGATATGCGGTGGTGGCAGTGTGGAAGAGATGCTCTGACAGCACTCGTGCCGATGCCGGACACAAGCAAGCGTTACAGCCCCACCCGGAGAGTTCGGTCTTGGATTATGCCATCTTCGAGGGTGGGAGCTCCGGGGTTATTGTTCTTCCAAGCATGTTCCTGACAAACATGATACAACTACCACGTGTGCTCCTAACCTTCAATTATCGTGTGCCGCCTTGATCCCTACATCTCAGTGATCCCACCGGCAGAGTCTTGACCGATACTGATGTACAGCAGACTCAACTCGATCCAACAACACCTGCCCAGATCTACAAGCAAGACATCAACCCACACCATGGCCTCCCTACCCCTCCGCATCGCCGTCCTCGACGACTACGCCAACATCGCCCAAACCCACTTCTCCAAACTCCAGAATGTCCAAGTCGACAGCTTCCCCAAAACCCTCAACGCCGCAACCCCGAAAGGTCTAGAAGCCCTCGCAAAACGTCTAGAACCCTACAAAATCATCTCCACAATGCGGGAACGAACTGCCTTCCGCAGCGCCTTGATCAAGCAACTCCCAAACTTGAAGCTGCTGCTCACGTCCGGGACTCGAAACGCCTCCCTGGACTTAGCCACTTTCTCCGAGCGAGGGATCCCAGTCGCGGGCACGAAAGGTGAACGGCCTAGCAATCCAGACCCGAATTCGGACTACGAGCCACCACCGCCTGCGGGCTACTCAGCTGTGAACCAGCATGCTTGGGCTCTGTTGTTAGCGCTGTGTGGGAGGATTCCAGAGGATGATCGCGCTCTGAAAACGAGCTCTACTGCGTGGCAGAGTGGGCTGGGGATTTCGTTGGGTGGGAAGACGTTAGGATTGGTTGGGTTGGGGAAGTTGGGGACGGCGTTTGGGAGAGTTGCAGTGCAGATGTTTGGGATGAAGGTTCTTGCTTGGTCGCAGAATCTTGATCAAGAGAAAGCTGATGCTGCGGCGGAGGGGGCGGGATTACCTAAGGGAACGTTCGAAGCGGTGGGGAAGGAGGAGGTGTTTAGGAGTGCCGATGTGGTGAGTTTGCATCTTGTGTTGAGTGAGAGGACGAGAGGTGTTGTGGGGAAGAGGGAGTTGGGGTGGATGAAGGGGAGTGGGGTGTTGGTCAATACGTCGAGAGGCGGGTTGATTGATGAGGGGGCTTTGATTTCTGCATTGAAGGAGGGGAGGATCAAGGGTGTGGCGCTGGATGTATTCTGGGAGGAGCCTATCGCTGCTGATAGTCCCTGGCGGAGTGTAGACTCGTGGTCGAAAGCTGCGGTCGTGCTCAGTCCTCATATGGGATATGTGAATGAGGGGACCATGAACAGGTATGTTGCAACCATACGCGAAGTCGCCATTTGCTTACTGACATCTACAGATGGTACGAAGAACAAGCAGAGAACCTCGACCGCTGGTTGAAGGGCGAAGAACTCCTCAACAAAATAAATTAATCTACTTGTGGTTCGCAAAGGCCGCAAACATTGGCGGCGGTGGACCTTGCGCATACTTCTGAATGTCGTTATCTGGATCGCCCTTCTGCAAGTAGCTCTTGTAGGCCGGGCGCGCGATGATCTTCTGGACATACGCCAAGATGTTGTTGTAAGCGCTGAGGTCGACAGGGCAGAATTCCCTCATAGTAGTCAGAGTGAAGATGATCATGATATCAGCGGCGGAGAACTCGTCGCCTGCTAACCATGGAGTCTGGCTTAAGCGCTCCTCGACGTATTTCAGGACTTGGTGGATCTTGGCCGTGTAGCGTTGCAGCGTGGCGTCTTCCTCTTTGATTCCACTCATCTTTAATGCCATGACGCGACCGACGGCAGGCTGGAGAGTTCCGTTCGTAACGTGGTACCAGTAGAGATAGTCGGCGTAGTTCGTCTCGGATGGCTTGACCAGGAGTTTGCCATTTGCATGTTTGTTGCAGATCCATTCCACGCAAGCCTCGGTCTCTGCTTTCTTGACACCACCATCGTCCTCGATGACTGGAGCTGCGCCAATTGGGTGCAAGTCCTTATACTCTTGCGGTGAAAGCACAGGGCTGCGATCGTATTTATTCAGCTCATATTTGATGCCGAGTTCCTCGCAGAGCCAGACGACTCGATCGGATTGCGAGTGCCCGAGGTGGTGAACAATTAGACCCATGGTGATTTTGCTGTTGCTCAGATGCTGTCTGTCTGGTACACTGAAGTAATAATGGGCTCTGGAGTGATGTTGTTGGTGCAAACCCACTATTTATGATCTGCCCGCAATCGGTCTCGCCGGTTACATCGTCCTGGAGCTGGAGGTTTGGAATACCCCAGCCGTGCACCTCTAGCTCGAGCTTGTTTTCTTGGGTGGAGTCGGCCCCTGGCTCGAAGGATGAGGTCAAACTGAAAGAAATGGAGATGCTGGAGTAGAACACAGCGAACGTAGTGGCCGGGCTGAGAGATAGATGCTAGCAGCTGAGATCTCAGCCGTTACAACGCCAGTGACTTCGCTTTGCTTTTAGGAAAGTGCCACGATATACTCTGAAGGCTTCGCTGGCCGATGTGATTGTTTGCGAGGTCATCACTGTGGTTAAAGGGAACCATTCTCTAGAGGCCATATCGAGAACGAGGTAGGTGATCCAAGTCAGGTCGTGGTTATTGATTCCATGCCTCGCTGCTTCCACGAGGGAATGTCGAAAAGTCTTCTGTCGGAGTAGATGCAGCTATGTCGAGTACGTCGGTACCAATCATGGTCGACTATGTGATAGAAGATGGCTAGATTATATACCACACCGTCT
This genomic window from Fulvia fulva chromosome 4, complete sequence contains:
- a CDS encoding Glutathione S-transferase 3, giving the protein MGLIVHHLGHSQSDRVVWLCEELGIKYELNKYDRSPVLSPQEYKDLHPIGAAPVIEDDGGVKKAETEACVEWICNKHANGKLLVKPSETNYADYLYWYHVTNGTLQPAVGRVMALKMSGIKEEDATLQRYTAKIHQVLKYVEERLSQTPWLAGDEFSAADIMIIFTLTTMREFCPVDLSAYNNILAYVQKIIARPAYKSYLQKGDPDNDIQKYAQGPPPPMFAAFANHK
- a CDS encoding D-3-phosphoglycerate dehydrogenase yields the protein MYSRLNSIQQHLPRSTSKTSTHTMASLPLRIAVLDDYANIAQTHFSKLQNVQVDSFPKTLNAATPKGLEALAKRLEPYKIISTMRERTAFRSALIKQLPNLKLLLTSGTRNASLDLATFSERGIPVAGTKGERPSNPDPNSDYEPPPPAGYSAVNQHAWALLLALCGRIPEDDRALKTSSTAWQSGLGISLGGKTLGLVGLGKLGTAFGRVAVQMFGMKVLAWSQNLDQEKADAAAEGAGLPKGTFEAVGKEEVFRSADVVSLHLVLSERTRGVVGKRELGWMKGSGVLVNTSRGGLIDEGALISALKEGRIKGVALDVFWEEPIAADSPWRSVDSWSKAAVVLSPHMGYVNEGTMNRWYEEQAENLDRWLKGEELLNKIN